From the Chryseobacterium sp. G0201 genome, the window CAGTACAGATCTTACCAGGTTAAGAACTAATAATGATGGGTATATGGACACTGTTCACACCTTAAGAACAACTTATGGAGCCGATCTGGTTGCCTTGGTTACCGGAACTCCTACGAATACCTGCGGATTGGGTTACGTAAATACTAATGCTACCAATTACAGCGGTGCTAACGGATTCTGTGTGAGTCTTTATAATTGTGCGGTTTCCAATTATTCTTTGGCGCATGAATTGGGACATAATATGGGATTACAGCACGATTGGTATGTGAATACAAGCACAACTCCTTGCAGTCATCATCATGGATATGTAAACAGAACGGCAATTAATTCGGGAACGTCAAGTACTTCTTCTCAGCGATGGAGAACGATTATGGCTTATAATGACGAATGTTCAGCAGCTGGATTTAACTGTACTAGAATCAACCGTTGGGCGAACCCAAGTGTTAATTATAATTCTGAACCTACAGGAATTGCTATTGGAAATACAAATCCATCCAATGAAGCTTATGGATTTTCACGTTTTGCGTGTGTGGTTTCTAATTTTATGCCGGCAATTTCAGCAGATATTTTATCCACATCAGAAACGCCTTCTAATACAAAAGAATTTACGTTATATCCAAATCCTGCAAAGGATGTAATTACCATTTCGTTACGTGATGATGAAAAGTATTCATTTAAAATCTTTAATAATGCAGGACAGCTTGTTCAGACAACAACAGAAAGAAATATTAATTTAAAAGGATTCAATTCCGGAGGATATTTTTTAAATATTTATGATGACAAAGGCTCATTGATAGGTAGTAAAAAATTTATCGTTAAATAGTTTTCACATAATTAAACAATCAAAATCCTCCGAATATTTTAATTTTATTCGGAGGATTTTCAATTTTAAGCCTTACCTTGTAGTATGAATTATCTGGCTCATTCTTTTCTCACTTTTTCGGACGGACAAATCGTCGGACAGTTTCTGGAAGATTTTATCCGAAACAAAGACCGTTTTTCTTTTCCTAAAGATATTCAGGACGGGATTACCCTGCACAGAGCTATTGATACGTTTACAGATGCTCATCCCGCACTACATGAGGCTAAAAAAGTTTTCAGTCCGTTGGTAAGATTGTATTCCGGAGCGTTTGTAGATGTCTCGATGGATTATTTTTTAGCAAATGATTTAACACTGAACTCGCTTCAAGGCTGGAAAGAACATTCTTTACGAGTATATCGTATTCTTAACCAAAACGAAAAATGGCTTCCCGAAAATTTTAAGAAAATGCTGGTAAAAATGGAACATGATGACTGGCTTTATAATTACCGTGAAGATTGGGGAATTAAATTCAGTATTCAGAATGTTCTCAACAAAGCAAAATATCTGGATAAAGACCTTCCTGTTTTTGAACTATTTCTTCAAAACAAAGAAATTCTTCAGGAATGTTATAATGCATTTTTTCCAGATTTATTGGTTCATGCACAAGCTGTCAATTCCCAATTAAAAATAGAAAATCCTTTTTAATGATAAATAAAAAACACTTACTTGCGTAAGTGTTTTTCAATATTTGGGAACATATATGTTGTTTGTGTTTGTAGAATTATTTGTGCCTGAAAAAAATTAATCCCCTATTCTGAATACCAATAACTGAGTAGACACTCCAACTAGGTCCATACCCGCTCCACTACAGTTACCGGATTGACCTCTACCTAATTGTATTTGCCATGTTTTTCCTGCAGGAAGTGTCGTAGCATAGGTTATAGTATTACCATGAACGGAAAGCGATCCTTGAAGATGAGAAGACGTATTATGAACTCTCTGTGTAGTAGCATTTAGAGGAAAATCTATAAAATATGAGCTTATAGTACATCCCGTACTATTATGTATAGCCTCATATACAAATGTCATTTGGTAAGTTCCGGCAGGAAAGGTGATAGTACTAGTTGTTGTATTATAGGTAAGTCCCGGTATTGAATTTTTTACAACAGACATAGGGACAACTTGAGAACCGCCGGATGGCTGCGCAGTTAAAAAATTATTCTGAGTCGTATCTAATCTGAAAATAGCAGGATTTGGGATCGATAAAGAACTCAAAGTCCCAATTGTTTTAACCACTCCGGTAGCATCTAGTACCATGAGGCGGTCCGTTGTCGTAACTCCTACAGTTGTACCTTGCAAACGCAACGGATCAGTTGCATTTACATGAAGCTTATTGGTGGGCGTTGTAAGCCCTATACCTACATTTCCGGTAGCTGTTACATTCATATCATTTGCTTGCTGAGCTACTGTGGGAGTACCCGTAGCAGGATTATCTTTTCCAGCATCGATATTGAAAACACCTTGCGGATTAGTTGTATTAATCCCTATTTGGGCGTAAAAAATACTGCTTGATGTTAGCAATATTATTAAGAGATAATTTTTAAATTTCATAATAAGTTTATTTTAAGTTTGTATTTTTTTCTACGTCAAGTGATTTTGGAAGACAATGTTTGATTTTTATACGAAATGTTAATATTATATAAAAAATGTCACTTTGTGTTAAAACAAATATAATATTTTTTATTTATAATTCAAATTTTATTAATAAATATTAATTATAATTTATAAATACCTTTAAATCAGATTATATCACTAATTATAGATTTAAAATTATCGTCAACATTTTCCTTTGTTATAAAAAACATCTGCCACTTTGAAAAGTTTATCATTTCCAAAGTGATATGGAAACTTTATCTTTTCAAAAAAATATCAATTAAAATTGCTGAAATAGATAGCGATTGGGATAAGAAAGTTTTTCGCTTTTTCGGTTTCCGCTTACAATAATATGAACTATGTTGATTTGGTCATCAAACAGATTGTACAGCAGGCTGACCGCTGCCTCTACCTTTTTAGGAGCAGGAAGAGTTTCAGATTCTAAGAAGACATTTACAGATTCACTGTCTTCTTCATAGCCAATGTAACTTACCTTTAAGAATTTATTATCTGCTTTTAACTTGAAATACTCCGCTGAATAATTTTTTAATGCTTCATTAATCTGAGCTTTATATTTTTCATCATTAAAATGAAAAGGTTTACCGTATTTTTTGCTTAATCCATTTTCCAGGTCATCAAGAAAAAAACGTCCGGTAATTTCAAATGTTCTTGATTTTGAATTATAATTAATTTCCACAGAACCTACATGATAGGGATGAAATTCTCCTGTAGCCTTCAAATCATTGAATTTAAGAGGAAACAAAAGAGAAAGTGCTATAAACAAAAAATTAAGCTTCAAAAACATTGACTTTACATTATTTTAAACAAATATAAAAAAAGAGCGACAGTTATCAACTGTCACTCTTTAATTGTAAAAAATTATTATGATATTATTCTTTAATGATCTTTTTAACCACTTTAGAATTGTTATCTAAAGTAATTGTGAATACGTATGTTCCGCTTACCAGATCAGATACATTTACTTTATTAGAAGTGGAAGTAATATCTGCATTTCTAACAAGCTTACCTGAAGCATCATGTACAGTAACAGTCGCTTTAGAAGCTTTACCCAGACTAACGTTTACAACGCTTTTGGCCGGGTTAGGATATACATTTACTCCTGAATTGTCTTTTGTGTCGTTAACACCTAAGGTAGTAGAATTTGTTTTCACAAAATAACCTCCAAATCCTGTTGTCTGGAAGCTTACTTCCCAATATTGATAGGTTTCATTCCAAACAATATCAGCAATATTTGGAGTAATTACAGTGGCTGCACTTCCAAAAGAAGCTACTGTACCTGTATTGCTCGCACTTGTTCCTGTATATTTTTCAACAATAAGATTGGCTTTATTGGCATTATCTGTACTTGAAGTTGGTAATTTAACCGCATTGGTAAGATTGTAAGCATCAAATTCTGCCTGTTTGAAGTATAATGTCACTTTTCCTGTAGTGGTTGTAGGATTATTTTCAGGATTAATTTCGAATCTTCTTGATACATAATTAGGCTGTGCATTATCAACCCAAACTTTAGAAGTCACATTTCCTGCAACTGTACTTGCCGTTTCTTTTTCGACTCTTGAAATTAACTGACAGTTGTTTACAAAATAATTGTATCCTACTGCTACCGGAGCCAATTTGGTTTGATTTGCTGTTGCTAAAACTTTAACTTCTGCTACATTTTCGTAGACAGTAGCTCTCATTTTAAGATCAAACGTTCTTGCCGTCCAGGTCGTTCCGTCTGTAGATGTTTTTGATCTGTTATTTACTACAGCAGATTCGTTTTTCATAGCAATTCTTCCACTCAAACCATTGATAACGATGTAGAAATCTTTACCTGTAACGGTTTGAATATTTAAATCTGATAAATTAACATAGTTCCAGGTAAATCTCTGAATGTCATTTACCCATGAAGAAACAGTTTTAGTCGCAATAATATCACCCGGATTTCCGTTTGTATCTACTTTTCTTACTTGGATATCAACCGCCATATCACTAGGAATTGCAGACGTTCCTGTAAGGAATGAGAAACCGCCCAATTTACCCGTTAATGTTGGTGTATAACGAACAGCTAGAGCTGTGTTATCAAAAAAGTTATTGTTTTCTGTATTGGCAATGATGTAAGGTTCGTCATATGTAACGGTTTCAAAATTTGATTCTACACAATTTAACTCATCTGTAACAGCTTTATAAATATCTAATTTACCAAAGCCCCATCTTGGATTTGGAATGTTTCCTGTTGCTCCGTCTTTTCTGGCATTAACAGTCAATCTGCTTTTTACTGCAGCCGCCGTTAAAGTAGGATTTGCCTGAAGTAATAAAGCTACAGCTCCTGCAACACCCGGTGAAGACATACTCGTTCCTTGATTTTTCACATAATAAGTGGTTCCGTTAATGATATCGGTAGCTCCTGGTGCAGAGTTGCTTGATCTTGCGGAGATCACATTTTGTCCGGATCCGGTTATTTCCGGTTTTTGAAAACCATCCACCCTAGGTCCTTGAGAACTAAATGATGAAATAGATTCCTGTGGAGTAAGAACATAATAACCTCCTGCAGCAGTGTACCAACTCGCTCTTCCCATGTAAGAAGCTACCGTAATGGCACTGGATGCATTTCCTGGTGAACCCACAATGTATTCATTATTACCATTTGTCAACGTAGTTGCTACTCCCTGACTGTACAGCCAGCCATGTGTTGTTATTTGTTGAGCACCGTTATTTGTGATTTCTAACGTATATGTTCCTTGTGCATTGGTTGTAGAACCTGTATTTCTGCTGACAACTAACTGTACATATCTTTTATTATTATCTGTCCCCCAATAATTATACATGGTAGCCGTTAATCCTCCTCCCAGAACACTGTGTGCTGTATTTGTAGTAATATTCTGAGTATATTGCTGCCCGTCTGGTGCCGTTAATTTAGCTGTTACAGGGCTATCATCGTTAGCATACATCAAAAATGAAAAAACTGAAGCTGCCGAAGTGTTACTCGCTACCGTAAATGTATAGGTTTGAGCTGCATTAGGTGCTATATCAACAGTTCTGTGAATATTTCCTCCATAATCATTACCTGCAGAGATGACTACTACTCTACCGGGACCTGAAGCAGTAAATGCATTGACTGCTACTTCATGACTTCCCGTACCATCATGAGCAGATCCTTGGCCTCCGATACTCATATTCACAACAATAGGCTTGTTTAGGGCTGTTGCTACATTTTTAAAATAAGTTAATGCATTAATGGTATTGGTCGTTGGGAAAGATCCATTCCCACCTTTTACAAAAATAATATCTGCTCCGGGAGCAAAACCTTTATGTCTCTTATCGGCAAATGCAGATCCGTTTCCTGCTGCTGTTCCGGACACGTGAGTTCCGTGGCCGTTGGTATCATTTTCACGGACAAAATTGGCTGGTGTACCATCCAATTCATCTTCAATCTGTGCTCTTGTATATTCTACTCCTGTAGCAAATCCGGTTGGCGAGGTTTCTGATCCCTGAGGTGTTAATGTCTGATCCCAAATTGAATAAATCCTACTTTTCGTCTGATCTGTAGCACTTCTAAAATCCGGGTGCTTCCAATCGATACCCGTATCATAAACTCCAACCAAAACTCCGGTTCCTACGTATGAAGTATTGTTAAAAGCTCCATCCTGTAAAAGACTGGCTCCGGATTGTGCACGGCTAACATCATTATGAAGAATATCAAAAGTTGGAGCCATCACAGAAGTTACATAAGGAAGCTGAGTCAGTTTTTCAATATCCTCTATTCCGACCAGTGCGGTAACGAAATTAGGAAGTTGGCTTTGAACTAAAAATCCATCAGCCTTTAATTTTTCAGGTGTTTTTGTATAAATGATACAAGAATACATTGTTTGTGCTCCTTTTGAAGTCACCACCAAATGTTTATCAAGCTGCATTTCAGGACGATCGAAATCTTTAATTTCAATTCCTTTTGATATTTTATCTTTGTTTTTCAACAAAATTTCAAATCTAGAGTCCAATTTTTGAACCTGCCCAAACATTCCATACGATGAAAGGCCTAGAAAAATAGCAGCTACATTTCTTAAAGTATTCCTTCCTGTAACAGGAATATGTACTTTTGTAAATAATAGTTTTTTTAAATCCATGTTGCGTAATTTTAAACAATACAATTATACAATTTTTATTTATTTTATAGCTAATTAACAGATATTATTAAAATTTAAACATCTAAAATATCAAATAATTATTTAATTTATTACAATTTATGCAGGACTTTATATTTTATTTAAAATTAGGCTGGGAACATATTATATCTCTTGATGCGCTTGATCATCAGTTGTTTGTTTTAGCATTAATCGCAATTTATTCTTATAATGATTGGAAGAAAATTCTAATCTTGGTAACTGCATTTACCATTGGCCATTCCATTACGTTGGCTTTAAGTATTTTAGATATTGTAAGAGTTTCTTCAAATTGGGTAGAGTTTTTGATTCCGGTGACGATTGTTGTAACTTCATTAGGTAATATTTTAATGAAAAATAAAAAGAACGGTTTAATGAAATTGAATTATTATTTAGCCTTAATTTTCGGCTTGATCCACGGCATGGGCTTTGCGAATACCGCAAGAGTAATGATCGCGAAAAGTCAAAGTATTTTTTTTCCGCTTTTAGGTTTCAATATTGGTTTGGAATTGGGGCAGATCGTGATTGTTTTTGCAATTTTAATTCTCCTTTTTATTTTACTTAAAATTTTCAAGGTGAATAAAAAAGACTGGATCTTATTTGTTTCGTCCGGTGTATTTGCATTATCCTTAAAAATGGCTTTAGAAAGAATTCCTTTTTAATTTAAATTCAGAAATCAAAAATATACTTATAGTTATTAATAGTAAAAAGATCATGGCATACACGGCCATTAAATATCCATTCGTAAAGTTAAAATAGATACGTCCGACCAGGCTTACCCCAAATCCCACAGAAATTTGCTGTATCGTCAAATAAACTCCTGTGGCAATTGACGTTATAGAAACCGGTAATTTCCGCATCGCATTGGTGAACATTGAGGGCAAAACAATTCCACAGCCAATACCATAAAAAAACAAAACAACAATCGTCGCCTGAAAATTGACAGTTGATGTACCAATCGTATAAATATGCCCGATAAGTCCTGCAACCATTATAACTAAACCGAAAATAATAAATTTCTCCTGATATTTATTTAAAAATCTCACAGATAAAAGTGATGCGATAACATATCCAACACCTTGACAGGCAAACAACAACCCAGTTTTCGTAGAACTCAAATGATGCTGTTCTTCAAGAAAATTGGCATTGACAAAAAAGTAAGAATCCTGAACTAAATAATAAGTAACCGCTGCTAAAAGCGCTATTTTAAAACTCGGATAGAAAAAAGGCTGCATATTGATAAGAACTTCTTTTCCTTGTTTAAATTTACTTTTTTGATGAAAAATAAAAATGATAAAACCAGTTACAGATAAAAGCATTAATAAAATATGACTTCCACTCCATCCTTCTTCCCCGCCGGCAACAATCTCGTACATCAGAATTATTAATAAAATTATTAAGATGATCTGAGGAAGTATCTGGATTGATTCTTTGGTCTTTATTTCAACTTCTTTCAAATATTTTTTAGCTAAAATAATCACTAGAAGCGCAAGCGGAATATTAATAAAGAAAACAAGTCGCCACGCATCAAAACTAAAATTAAGATCCGGAATGATGCCCCCAAACACCTGCCCAACCACCGAAGCTATACCTGCAATTGCGCCATAAATGCCAAGTGCTTTTACTCTTTCTTCTTCAACTTCAAAAACGCTGGATATTAAAGCTACCCCTTGCGGAACCATAAAAGCCGCCGAAATCCCCTGAAAAAGTCTGCTTACATTCAGTTCGATCGCAGAACTCGAGATACCGCATAACAATGAAAACAGCATAAAGCTAAACATTGAAGCTATAAAGGTCTTTTTATGACCAAATTTATTTCCAATTTTACTTCCGGTAATCAAAAAAGCACCATATCCGATAATATAAAACACAATAATAAACTGCGCCTCGGCAGAATTAGCCTGTAAAGAATTTCTTATTGACGGTATTGCAATATTTACTATAAAAAGATCTAAAACACATAAAAAAATTGACATTGAGATCACTATTAAACTCAACCATTTGTTAAACTCTCGAAAATTCCTCATATTTATTGATAAAATTTTAACTTTACCACTTCAAAAGTAACAACATCCATCCCTGCTGTCAAGTAGGTAAAAAAAACATACTCAGTATGAATTTTAGTACTAATTCTGATAATGAAACCATTAGCTGCACAGAAAATTTTCTGTTTTTAGCAAATAACTGCTACGCAGAACATGCTTTGAAGCTAATTAATGGAAAATGGAAGATCTCTCTGATCAAAATCATCGCCAATGACTGCCCGAAAAGATTCGGAGTTTTGAAACGAGAATTAGATAATCTTGCACAGGGAACTTTAAGTACAATTTTAAAAGAAATGGAAAATGACGGAATTATCCTGCGAATCGCCTATGCCGAAATACCACCCAGAGTGGAATACAAATTAACAGAAAAAGGCATTGCCTTATTACCGATCATAAAATCAATGGAAGACTGGTGGTTAGCCTTTCCTAAAAACAATTAATAAACATTAGCAGCTATGAAATTTAATATCCTTTTTATACTCTCTTTTTGTAGCGTGGGTATTGTTGCACAAAACATTCAAAATAACCCTGGAAGCAACCACGGAAACAGATTTGAGCAATTAGGTACAATTCTTCCTACTCCCAATATTTACAGAACAGCTTCCGGAGCTCCGGGACACGGATATTGGCAAAACAGAGCCGATTATAATATCACCGCTTATCTTGATGAAGATAAAAGGAATTTAAAAGGTTCCGAAACCATCACCTATTACAACAACTCTCCCGACGATCTGGATTACATCTGGCTACAATTAGATGAAAATCAACAATCTACTGTTAAAAAAGCAGATTTTCAGTTTTCATCTACAATTCCGCAATCTACAAACGATCAACAATTAAAAATGACAGATCTTCCTGTAAAAGATAATGGATACGGTGTAAACCTTGAAAAAGTGACCGATGCATCCGGAAATCCACTAAAATATACGGTGAATAAAACGATGATGCGTATTGATCTGCCTAAGGTTTTAAAGAAAGGAGAACAGCTTGTTTTTAAAGTAGATTGGAATTACAATATTCCAAACCGTATGAAAATGGGCGGTCGCGGCGGTTATGAAAACTTTCCGGAAGACGGAAATGATCTTTACACCATGACACAATGGTATCCGAGAATGTGCGTTTAC encodes:
- a CDS encoding zinc-dependent metalloprotease; translated protein: MKTNFIILLVCCVNLLSAQIGVFQNPVNEGSLSDDQKITKELASSYISTKYYKQSVFNLDSDLKINLPDNKPIIAKFDRVLTYSNKSESYVYKIENEPQSDLVFSKYDNIVTGMYAPSTGEKVMFHQTNGDIFALSMVSDQKILDQDSKDDQILDSTLPGFGKVNSNVCLSTTPVCAASRVDVMVVYTSAARTAWGGVSQSNSFIATAITNFNTALTNSGVSNVTINLVYSGEIAYTEPGNISTDLTRLRTNNDGYMDTVHTLRTTYGADLVALVTGTPTNTCGLGYVNTNATNYSGANGFCVSLYNCAVSNYSLAHELGHNMGLQHDWYVNTSTTPCSHHHGYVNRTAINSGTSSTSSQRWRTIMAYNDECSAAGFNCTRINRWANPSVNYNSEPTGIAIGNTNPSNEAYGFSRFACVVSNFMPAISADILSTSETPSNTKEFTLYPNPAKDVITISLRDDEKYSFKIFNNAGQLVQTTTERNINLKGFNSGGYFLNIYDDKGSLIGSKKFIVK
- a CDS encoding ACP phosphodiesterase produces the protein MNYLAHSFLTFSDGQIVGQFLEDFIRNKDRFSFPKDIQDGITLHRAIDTFTDAHPALHEAKKVFSPLVRLYSGAFVDVSMDYFLANDLTLNSLQGWKEHSLRVYRILNQNEKWLPENFKKMLVKMEHDDWLYNYREDWGIKFSIQNVLNKAKYLDKDLPVFELFLQNKEILQECYNAFFPDLLVHAQAVNSQLKIENPF
- a CDS encoding DUF6702 family protein — translated: MFLKLNFLFIALSLLFPLKFNDLKATGEFHPYHVGSVEINYNSKSRTFEITGRFFLDDLENGLSKKYGKPFHFNDEKYKAQINEALKNYSAEYFKLKADNKFLKVSYIGYEEDSESVNVFLESETLPAPKKVEAAVSLLYNLFDDQINIVHIIVSGNRKSEKLSYPNRYLFQQF
- a CDS encoding S8/S53 family peptidase gives rise to the protein MDLKKLLFTKVHIPVTGRNTLRNVAAIFLGLSSYGMFGQVQKLDSRFEILLKNKDKISKGIEIKDFDRPEMQLDKHLVVTSKGAQTMYSCIIYTKTPEKLKADGFLVQSQLPNFVTALVGIEDIEKLTQLPYVTSVMAPTFDILHNDVSRAQSGASLLQDGAFNNTSYVGTGVLVGVYDTGIDWKHPDFRSATDQTKSRIYSIWDQTLTPQGSETSPTGFATGVEYTRAQIEDELDGTPANFVRENDTNGHGTHVSGTAAGNGSAFADKRHKGFAPGADIIFVKGGNGSFPTTNTINALTYFKNVATALNKPIVVNMSIGGQGSAHDGTGSHEVAVNAFTASGPGRVVVISAGNDYGGNIHRTVDIAPNAAQTYTFTVASNTSAASVFSFLMYANDDSPVTAKLTAPDGQQYTQNITTNTAHSVLGGGLTATMYNYWGTDNNKRYVQLVVSRNTGSTTNAQGTYTLEITNNGAQQITTHGWLYSQGVATTLTNGNNEYIVGSPGNASSAITVASYMGRASWYTAAGGYYVLTPQESISSFSSQGPRVDGFQKPEITGSGQNVISARSSNSAPGATDIINGTTYYVKNQGTSMSSPGVAGAVALLLQANPTLTAAAVKSRLTVNARKDGATGNIPNPRWGFGKLDIYKAVTDELNCVESNFETVTYDEPYIIANTENNNFFDNTALAVRYTPTLTGKLGGFSFLTGTSAIPSDMAVDIQVRKVDTNGNPGDIIATKTVSSWVNDIQRFTWNYVNLSDLNIQTVTGKDFYIVINGLSGRIAMKNESAVVNNRSKTSTDGTTWTARTFDLKMRATVYENVAEVKVLATANQTKLAPVAVGYNYFVNNCQLISRVEKETASTVAGNVTSKVWVDNAQPNYVSRRFEINPENNPTTTTGKVTLYFKQAEFDAYNLTNAVKLPTSSTDNANKANLIVEKYTGTSASNTGTVASFGSAATVITPNIADIVWNETYQYWEVSFQTTGFGGYFVKTNSTTLGVNDTKDNSGVNVYPNPAKSVVNVSLGKASKATVTVHDASGKLVRNADITSTSNKVNVSDLVSGTYVFTITLDNNSKVVKKIIKE
- a CDS encoding HupE/UreJ family protein — translated: MQDFIFYLKLGWEHIISLDALDHQLFVLALIAIYSYNDWKKILILVTAFTIGHSITLALSILDIVRVSSNWVEFLIPVTIVVTSLGNILMKNKKNGLMKLNYYLALIFGLIHGMGFANTARVMIAKSQSIFFPLLGFNIGLELGQIVIVFAILILLFILLKIFKVNKKDWILFVSSGVFALSLKMALERIPF
- a CDS encoding MFS transporter, with translation MSIFLCVLDLFIVNIAIPSIRNSLQANSAEAQFIIVFYIIGYGAFLITGSKIGNKFGHKKTFIASMFSFMLFSLLCGISSSAIELNVSRLFQGISAAFMVPQGVALISSVFEVEEERVKALGIYGAIAGIASVVGQVFGGIIPDLNFSFDAWRLVFFINIPLALLVIILAKKYLKEVEIKTKESIQILPQIILIILLIILMYEIVAGGEEGWSGSHILLMLLSVTGFIIFIFHQKSKFKQGKEVLINMQPFFYPSFKIALLAAVTYYLVQDSYFFVNANFLEEQHHLSSTKTGLLFACQGVGYVIASLLSVRFLNKYQEKFIIFGLVIMVAGLIGHIYTIGTSTVNFQATIVVLFFYGIGCGIVLPSMFTNAMRKLPVSITSIATGVYLTIQQISVGFGVSLVGRIYFNFTNGYLMAVYAMIFLLLITISIFLISEFKLKRNSF
- a CDS encoding winged helix-turn-helix transcriptional regulator, with the protein product MNFSTNSDNETISCTENFLFLANNCYAEHALKLINGKWKISLIKIIANDCPKRFGVLKRELDNLAQGTLSTILKEMENDGIILRIAYAEIPPRVEYKLTEKGIALLPIIKSMEDWWLAFPKNN